The following proteins are co-located in the Tripterygium wilfordii isolate XIE 37 chromosome 2, ASM1340144v1, whole genome shotgun sequence genome:
- the LOC120010029 gene encoding uncharacterized protein LOC120010029: MTCFYDINSTSALEAELAKLRHELKLLAGKKEQLTQASIQKLEIQLGHLANVVNERTQTEANSRGMEHAKTIRTLHSGKSDGRKDEDVILGDERLKDTPVLPLYSQEESDQLILLFQKQKKDRHMLDIMKLFKKVHINIPLLDVIKQVPSYAKFLKDICTNKRKFAEHERVMLNEECSVVLLNKLPPKLKDLGSFKIPCVIDNLRFQKALIDLGASVNLMSLSIFQQLSVGEMQPTSISLQLANRSVKFPLGIIEDVLVKVDCFVLPTDFIILDMEERREVPIIMGRPFLAKAGTIIDEKKGLLTMNVEGESAEFRVFKAMKRPTNMEECNRLDIIEQPVHTNFGSQVNNDEIKTSLEHPDLM, translated from the exons CAACTTACGCAAGCTTCAATTCAGAAATTAGAGATACAATTGGGACATCTAGCTAATGTGGTGAATGAGAGGACTCAAACCGAAGCTAATTCAAGAGGTATGGAGCATGCCAAGACAATTAGAACACTTCATAGCGGCAAATCGGATGGTAGAAAAGATGAGGATGTCATTTTGGGGGATGAGAGACTTAAAGATACACCAGTTTTGCCTCTATATTCACAAGAGGAAAGTGACCAATTAATCCTCCTA TTccagaagcaaaagaaagacaGACACATGCTGGATATCATGAAATTGTTCAAGAAAGTTCACATCAACATTCCGCTATTGGATGTAATTAAACAAGTTCCATCATATGCCAAGTTCCTCAAGGATATATGCACTAATAAAAGGAAATTTGCGGAGCATGAGAGGGTGATGCTAAATGAAGAGTGCAGTGTTGTTCTACTCAATAAATTGCCACCAAAGTTGAAAGATCTAGGGAGTTTTAAAATCCCTTGTGTTATTGACAATTTACGATTTCAAAAAGCTTTGATTGATTTGGGTGCTAGTGTTAATTTAATGTCTTTATCTATTTTTCAGCAATTAAGTGTTGGAGAGATGCAACCAACGTCAATAAGCTTACAACTCGCGAATCGGTCAGTCAAATTTCCacttggaattattgaagacgTGTTGGTAAAAGTGGATTGTTTCGTACTTCCGACAGATTTTATTATACTTGATATGGAAGAACGCCGAGAAGTTCCCATCATCATGGGTCGTCCATTCTTGGCAAAAGCTGGCACTATTATTGACGAGAAGAAGGGCTTGTTAACCATGAATGTTGAAGGAGAGTCGGCGGAGTTTCGAGTATTCAAGGCCATGAAGAGACCGACGAATATGGAAGAGTGTAACCGGCTGGACATTATTGAGCAGCCTGTACACACCAATTTTGGTTCTCAAGTCAACAATGATGAGATAAAAACCAGCCTAGAGCATCCAGACTTAATGTAA